One region of Eupeodes corollae chromosome 1, idEupCoro1.1, whole genome shotgun sequence genomic DNA includes:
- the LOC129941253 gene encoding uncharacterized protein K02A2.6-like: MIRDSIILHTPHDAVRSAALQKTNPTLEEVKAIAEAYEATQKSILLLKERNEPVIETNQLYSSLHLNKRKNAPRGRSHTRNRSKNGQQQQQHKSSTPQKSCSGCFIHHQKANCKFLNAICNKCGKKGHIAPVCLSFGSNSVSSFNYQRKWPTRNDHVNSLSEDNIFSVDDSMQVIGNKLFLTLNINNREVKFLLDTGASKSMIGLPGYNEINCPVYSKSTRRMKSYGGVDVPLLGEVNVNVKFNGFEQKLPLLITNMEHGDNIFGWDWAEAFGLRVNFDGGTNTSVLESVSPSDVDALCDKYPDLFATSLGHCNTVKAKLYLKSCSNPKYFKARPIPYAQLEAFKLEANRLEEEGIWKHIRFSEWAAPIVIVPKRNQKLRICGDFKVTINPQLEIDQYPIPRPEELFHKLSKGQYFSKLDMSDAYLQIELEEDSKKYAVVNTPLGLYQYQRLPFGIASAPAIFQRTLEAVLADIECAVYLDDILVTGKNMQEHLHNLEAVFKRLSDNGLRVNLQKCDFMKTEVEYLGHIVSAKGVRPAESKVAAIKKLPRPTNLKELQSFMGKINYYNSFIKNFSQIAAPLNELRKQDVLFQWRVPQENAFQNLKQQIEDATHLAHFKPELPIILATDASYYGIGAVISHLNPDGTEQPIAHASKTLNDSQRNYSQIEKEAFSIIFGVTKFRQYLYGRRFILYTDHKPLISLFHPNKKLPTITTGRLTRWALTLMSFTYEIRYKPSNKHANADALSRLPVGPDPEFDALEETCQEISSEIDENINDFPINAKDVAEETLKDAVLYKIKQYINKGWPEILPACEKYLAPYFNRRFSLTTQKGVILLQTDYNRVVIPNKLRDKILRMLHEGHWGIVRTKQLARRYCWWPQIDESIESNVKGCTICQTFAVDPPKEFHSWPQPEKPWERIHIDFAGPFLNQMWLICVDALSKFPFAISIKNTTSTNTIKALSRIFALEGLPEVIVSDNGTQFSSKEFDYFCNSNGIQHLRTAPFHPSSNGEAERFVRTFKTNMRKVCEEEKCIDTAVSKYLMTFRTTPNPVTGKSPAEILHGRAHRILLSQIVPNSKVNSQNSSCPKFTINQTVYVRNFAKGPKWYEGTVISQLGSITYLVRTPKGLWKRHQNQLRPRQDDVSPESFDTARILAQGQNSNGQIGKSALLTNNFEFSRNNQSQEPNSSSASQSPKAAALMIRNPSPAPVTPRRSTRIRKPIVRFQC; this comes from the coding sequence ATGATAAGAGATTCCATAATTCTCCATACACCGCACGATGCAGTGCGTTCAGCAGCTCTGCAAAAAACTAACCCAACTTTGGAAGAGGTTAAGGCAATTGCAGAAGCCTATGAGGCTACGCAAAAatccattttgttgttaaaagaaagaaatgagcCCGTTATTGAAACTAATCAATTATATTCTTCATTACATTTGAATAAGCGAAAAAATGCGCCACGGGGGCGAAGCCATACCCGAAATAGAAGCAAAAATggacaacaacagcagcaacataAGAGTAGCACTCCGCAAAAGTCTTGTTCTGGCTGTTTTATTCATCATCAGAAAGCGAATTGCAAATTCTTAAATGCCATTTGCAATAAGTGTGGCAAGAAAGGCCACATAGCTCCAGTATGTCTTTCATTTGGGAGCAATagtgtttcttcttttaattatCAACGAAAATGGCCAACTAGGAATGATCATGTAAACAGTTTATCCGAAGATAATATATTTTCTGTCGATGATTCAATGCAGGTAATCGGCAACAAATTGTTTCTGACATTGAACATAAATAACCGTGAAGTGAAGTTCTTGTTGGACACAGGTGCAAGCAAATCAATGATAGGTTTACCTGGTTATAATGAGATTAACTGCCCAGTTTATTCAAAATCGACACGTAGAATGAAATCATATGGTGGGGTCGATGTCCCTTTGCTGGGCGAAGTTAATgtcaatgtaaaatttaatggatttgaacaaaaattgcCTTTACTTATCACGAACATGGAACACGGTGATAACATTTTTGGTTGGGATTGGGCAGAAGCATTCGGACTGCGTGTCAATTTTGATGGTGGTACCAACACGAGTGTTCTTGAGAGTGTGTCACCAAGTGATGTAGATGCATTATGTGATAAATATCCTGATTTATTTGCAACTTCACTAGGGCACTGTAATACTGTCAAGGCAAAGCTTTATTTAAAATCCTGCTCAAAtccaaagtattttaaagcGAGACCGATTCCTTATGCACAACTTGAAGCATTTAAGTTAGAAGCTAATCGTTTAGAGGAAGAGGGGATCTGGAAGCATATAAGGTTTAGTGAATGGGCTGCACCTATTGTAATTGTTCCGAAGCGTAATCAAAAGCTGCGCATTTGTGGGGATTTTAAAGTTACGATCAACCCACAACTTGAAATTGATCAGTATCCAATTCCTCGACCTGAAGAATTGTTCCATAAGCTATCCAAAGGCCAGTATTTTAGCAAATTGGATATGTCTGATGcatatttacaaattgaattggaagaagattcaaaaaaatatgctgTTGTGAATACGCCGTTGGGTTTATATCAATACCAACGTCTACCTTTTGGAATTGCCAGTGCTCCCGCAATATTTCAGCGGACACTAGAAGCAGTTCTAGCGGATATTGAATGTGCTGTGTACCTGGACGATATCTTAGTTACGGGCAAAAATATGCAAGAGCACCTACATAATTTGGAAGCCGTTTTTAAACGTTTATCTGATAATGGTTTGCGAGTTAACctacaaaaatgtgattttatgAAAACTGAAGTGGAGTACTTGGGTCACATTGTCAGCGCCAAAGGTGTGCGTCCAGCTGAAAGCAAGGTAGCAGCCATTAAAAAATTGCCTCGTCCAACAAATCTTAAAGAGCTGCAGTCATTCATGGGTAAGATAAACTATTATaacagttttattaaaaatttctccCAAATAGCTGCCCCACTGAATGAACTTAGAAAACAAGATGTTTTGTTTCAATGGCGAGTTCCTCAAGAAAATGCTTTTCAAAACCTGAAGCAGCAAATTGAAGACGCGACACACCTTGCTCATTTTAAACCCGAATTACCTATCATCCTAGCAACAGATGCTTCATATTATGGAATAGGTGCGGTGATTTCTCACCTCAATCCAGATGGAACAGAACAACCGATAGCCCATGCATCAAAAACTCTAAACGATTCACAACGCAACTATAGCCAAATCGAGAAAGAGGCTTTCTCAATTATTTTTGGCGTAACCAAATTTCGTCAGTATTTATATGGCCGCCGCTTTATTCTGTACACCGACCACAAGCCCTTAATTTCGTTGTTTCATCCCAACAAAAAGCTCCCAACGATTACAACTGGCCGTTTAACACGTTGGGCTCTAACTCTTATGAGTTTTACATATGAGATCCGCTATAAACCGTCAAACAAACATGCGAACGCAGACGCACTTTCACGATTACCAGTGGGCCCAGATCCAGAATTTGATGCTTTAGAAGAAACTTGCCAGGAAATCTCTtctgaaattgatgaaaatataaatgattttCCTATAAACGCCAAAGATGTAGCTGAAGAAACGCTCAAAGATgcagttttatacaaaattaagcaGTATATAAATAAAGGATGGCCAGAAATTTTGCCTGCATGTGAAAAATATTTAGCGCCTTATTTTAATCGAAGATTTTCGCTCACGACGCAAAAGGGagttattttattgcaaactgACTACAATCGAGTTGTGATTCCTAATAAACTTAGAGATAAAATCCTTAGAATGCTGCATGAAGGTCACTGGGGCATTGTTCGCACGAAGCAACTCGCACGCCGTTACTGTTGGTGGCCTCAAATCGATGAAAGCATAGAGTCAAATGTTAAAGGCTGCACAATTTGCCAAACATTCGCAGTCGATCCTCCTAAAGAATTTCACAGCTGGCCGCAACCAGAAAAGCCATGGGAGCGAATCCACATCGACTTTGCCGGCCCATTCTTAAATCAAATGTGGTTAATTTGCGTAGACGCACTTTCCAAGTTCCCGTTTGCTATATCAATTAAAAACACCACGTCAACAAATACAATCAAAGCACTTTCAAGAATTTTCGCGCTTGAAGGATTACCGGAAGTAATCGTTAGTGACAATGGTACACAATTTTCATCGAAGGAGTTCGACTATTTTTGTAATTCCAACGGAATACAACATTTAAGAACTGCACCTTTCCATCCATCATCAAACGGAGAGGCTGAACGTTTTGTTCGCACATTTAAAACGAACATGCGTAAAGTCTGCGAGGAGGAGAAGTGTATCGATACCGCCGTTTCGAAATATTTGATGACGTTCAGGACAACACCGAATCCTGTAACAGGAAAAAGTCCTGCCGAAATTCTTCATGGCAGAGCTCATCGAATACTTTTATCACAAATTGTACCAAATTCCAAAGTCAACAGTCAAAATTCATCATGTCCAAAGTTTACAATAAACCAAACAGTTTACGTTCGCAATTTTGCCAAGGGTCCCAAATGGTATGAAGGAACTGTGATTTCACAACTTGGTTCCATAACATACTTAGTTCGCACCCCCAAAGGACTTTGGAAACGCCACCAAAACCAACTAAGACCCAGACAAGATGATGTCAGCCCAGAAAGTTTTGATACAGCTAGAATTTTAGCTCAAGGCCAAAATTCAAATGGTCAAATAGGTAAATCTGCattattaacaaataattttgaattttccagaAATAATCAAAGTCAAGAACCTAACTCATCCAGTGCAAGTCAAAGTCCTAAAGCTGCCGCCTTGATGATTCGTAATCCGAGCCCTGCACCTGTCACACCACGACGTTCAACTCGAATACGAAAGCCCATTGTACGTTTCCAATGCTAA